The following proteins are co-located in the Nocardia bhagyanarayanae genome:
- a CDS encoding heme oxygenase (biliverdin-producing): MSEAVPFSARIRSATERQHAEAENSSFISDMLGGALGIDSYHRYTGQLWFIYRALEARWPELTDDTVAGPFIKPELARTAELERDLAALLGPDWRAGLRALPATAAYAERIEECARDWPAGYVAHHYTRYLGDLSGGQVIRGTAEKLWDLPRRGDGVRFYVFDGIANPAAFKREYRALLDDLALDELERRRVLEECQRAFDFNSAIFAELAAEFPARRPS, from the coding sequence ATGTCGGAGGCAGTACCTTTCTCGGCACGCATCCGGTCCGCCACGGAGCGTCAGCACGCCGAGGCGGAGAACTCCTCGTTCATCAGCGACATGCTCGGCGGCGCGCTCGGCATCGACTCCTACCACCGCTACACCGGCCAACTGTGGTTCATCTACCGCGCACTCGAGGCGCGCTGGCCCGAACTGACGGACGACACGGTCGCGGGCCCGTTCATCAAGCCGGAACTGGCCAGGACCGCCGAACTCGAACGCGATCTCGCCGCCCTGCTCGGCCCGGATTGGCGCGCCGGACTCAGGGCGCTGCCCGCCACCGCCGCCTACGCCGAGCGCATCGAGGAATGCGCGCGCGACTGGCCCGCGGGCTATGTCGCGCACCACTACACGCGCTACCTCGGCGACCTGTCCGGCGGTCAGGTGATCCGCGGCACCGCCGAGAAGCTGTGGGACCTGCCGCGCCGCGGCGACGGCGTGCGCTTCTACGTCTTCGACGGCATCGCGAATCCGGCCGCCTTCAAACGCGAATACCGGGCCCTGCTCGACGACCTCGCGCTGGACGAGCTCGAGCGCCGCCGGGTGCTCGAGGAATGCCAGCGCGCCTTCGACTTCAACTCCGCGATCTTCGCCGAACTCGCCGCCGAGTTCCCGGCACGCCGCCCGTCCTGA
- a CDS encoding threonine/serine ThrE exporter family protein has translation MPGVSQAVGLLVADRQATADTIVAAPTPLQPIDLTDDARVAEVLDLAVRVGEVVLASGTGVMDTTSQVRFIAATYGLARCDVDVTYDAIRIWADRGPLLPPASTMRIVQYRALDFTRLAAVDRLTRRIRTQVVAPEDARAALDAITSAPHPYHRWTATFGWSLLAAAIAALLGAGVVVAALSFATTAAIDRTNRVLNRYGLPFFFQHMVGGLIAATPAIVLSTLAEPLDIRVDPTLIIAAGITVLLSGLQLVGSVQDAITGAPITATARLLEVVMMTGGIVAGIALALRLGQVAGATVPSIEMTSGRDITDLPVKIAAGAVAALAFALACYAERRALAAAAFGGAAGAISYLLVQHAGFGPVISSGVAATLIGLAGGLMARRALTPPLVVAVAGITPLLPGLSVYRGLYAMLNDEPLLGFDQLLSAFGIGCALAAGVTLGEWCDRTLRRPPILSRFGSLRRPIVRRRRRSNPAH, from the coding sequence CTGCCGGGCGTCAGCCAGGCCGTCGGACTGCTGGTGGCCGACCGGCAGGCCACCGCCGACACCATCGTCGCCGCGCCGACTCCCCTGCAGCCGATCGACCTCACCGACGACGCCAGGGTCGCCGAGGTGCTCGATCTCGCCGTCCGGGTGGGCGAGGTCGTGCTCGCCTCCGGCACCGGCGTCATGGACACCACCAGCCAGGTGCGTTTCATCGCGGCCACCTACGGCCTTGCCCGCTGCGATGTCGACGTCACCTACGACGCCATCCGCATCTGGGCCGACCGCGGGCCGCTGCTGCCGCCCGCGAGCACGATGCGCATCGTGCAGTACCGCGCACTCGACTTCACCAGGCTCGCCGCGGTGGACCGGCTGACTCGGCGCATTCGCACCCAGGTGGTTGCGCCCGAGGACGCGCGCGCCGCGCTCGACGCCATCACCTCCGCGCCGCACCCGTACCACCGCTGGACCGCGACGTTCGGCTGGTCGCTGCTGGCCGCCGCCATCGCCGCACTGCTCGGCGCCGGTGTCGTCGTCGCCGCGCTCAGCTTCGCGACCACCGCGGCGATCGACCGCACGAACCGGGTGCTCAACCGCTACGGGCTGCCGTTCTTCTTTCAGCACATGGTGGGCGGACTCATCGCGGCGACCCCGGCGATCGTGCTGTCCACCCTCGCCGAGCCACTCGACATACGGGTCGATCCCACGCTGATCATCGCGGCGGGCATCACGGTGCTGCTCAGTGGTCTGCAACTGGTCGGTTCGGTGCAGGACGCGATCACCGGTGCGCCGATCACCGCGACCGCGCGCCTGCTCGAAGTGGTCATGATGACCGGCGGCATCGTCGCGGGCATCGCGCTCGCGCTGCGGCTGGGTCAGGTGGCGGGCGCCACCGTGCCGTCGATCGAGATGACCTCCGGTCGCGACATCACGGATCTGCCGGTCAAGATCGCGGCGGGTGCGGTCGCCGCGCTGGCCTTCGCGCTCGCCTGTTACGCCGAGCGACGCGCGCTGGCCGCTGCCGCGTTCGGCGGCGCGGCGGGCGCGATCAGCTATCTGCTCGTGCAGCACGCCGGGTTCGGTCCGGTGATCTCCTCCGGGGTGGCCGCCACCCTGATCGGTCTGGCCGGTGGTCTGATGGCCCGCCGCGCGTTGACTCCCCCGCTCGTCGTCGCGGTCGCGGGCATCACGCCGCTGCTGCCCGGTCTCAGTGTGTACCGCGGGCTCTACGCGATGCTGAACGACGAACCGCTGCTCGGCTTCGATCAGTTGCTCTCCGCTTTCGGCATCGGCTGCGCGCTGGCCGCGGGTGTGACACTGGGCGAATGGTGCGACCGCACGCTGCGCCGTCCGCCGATCCTGAGTCGTTTCGGTTCGCTGCGTCGACCGATCGTCCGGCGCAGGCGGCGGTCGAATCCCGCACACTGA